The following proteins come from a genomic window of Solwaraspora sp. WMMA2065:
- a CDS encoding multidrug efflux SMR transporter, with product MMAYVFLAAAITAEVIGTSLLKSTHGFTRLWPTLALVAAYVTAFACLAQAVKTIPVGVAYALWAGLGTAAIAAIGATFLGEPLTLAKVTGIGLVIAGVVVLNLGGAH from the coding sequence ATCATGGCGTACGTGTTCCTCGCCGCCGCGATCACCGCCGAGGTGATCGGGACGAGCCTGCTCAAGTCGACCCACGGGTTCACCCGGCTGTGGCCGACGCTCGCCCTGGTCGCGGCGTACGTCACCGCGTTCGCCTGCCTCGCCCAGGCGGTGAAGACGATCCCGGTCGGTGTCGCGTACGCGCTGTGGGCCGGGCTCGGCACGGCGGCCATCGCCGCGATCGGCGCGACGTTCCTGGGCGAGCCGTTGACCCTGGCGAAGGTGACCGGGATCGGGCTGGTCATCGCCGGTGTGGTGGTGCTCAACCTGGGCGGTGCCCATTGA
- a CDS encoding TetR family transcriptional regulator: protein MTADPAGSAHSRDRRPVRPRDPEGRRRALAAATLEVVAEVGIGRTTHRAVAARAGVPLGATTYYFPTLVDLIVAGLRQAQTDVEAELRRWADQLGDGTDLPARLTGLIGEYLADRGRALTELELYLAAARSPELRPLARAWRDRLCEILTPLTGDRAAYAVAVFVDGVLLQHFAIGEPLDTAAVESSIAALVRSVQPAAARGRRAAAGRPAARPR, encoded by the coding sequence TTGACCGCCGACCCGGCTGGCTCGGCCCACAGCCGGGACCGCCGTCCGGTGCGGCCCCGGGATCCGGAGGGCCGCCGCCGGGCGCTGGCCGCCGCCACCCTGGAAGTGGTCGCCGAGGTCGGCATCGGGCGGACCACACACCGGGCGGTCGCCGCCCGCGCCGGTGTCCCGCTCGGGGCGACGACCTACTACTTTCCGACCCTGGTTGATCTGATCGTGGCCGGGCTGCGGCAGGCCCAGACGGACGTCGAGGCCGAGTTGCGCCGCTGGGCCGATCAGCTCGGCGACGGCACCGACCTGCCGGCCCGGCTCACCGGGCTGATCGGGGAGTACCTGGCCGACCGGGGCCGGGCGCTGACCGAGCTGGAGCTGTACCTGGCCGCGGCCCGCAGCCCCGAGCTGCGGCCACTGGCCCGCGCCTGGCGGGACCGTCTCTGCGAGATCCTGACGCCGCTGACCGGCGACCGCGCGGCGTACGCGGTCGCCGTCTTCGTCGACGGTGTCCTGCTGCAACACTTCGCCATCGGTGAGCCGCTGGACACCGCCGCCGTCGAATCGTCGATCGCCGCTCTGGTCAGGTCGGTTCAGCCGGCTGCTGCTCGTGGCCGTCGGGCCGCCGCTGGTCGGCCGGCTGCCCGTCCGAGGTGA
- a CDS encoding cellulose binding domain-containing protein, which yields MTTLAVVVAAMVGATTLTGPTAANAEAHQPEPAGTTESILDLIPAPTLDRMVAQAPLVDAANVIRTAVDRAPGRGYAGIGLVDDQVTLWWKGEPPADIAAAVAAARRTAPVEVADATYSRAELRTAAARIAPVVEADPTDASHSVRLRTDGTGIEIGVDYSSSTELPTLPETGVRTTFVERDQMVERSRTDDAAPFDGGAGIGPTTPWCTAGFGVRDADTTAGYILTAEHCGSIGSAWHTGWDTTTGTGTLVGYAVDSNDDHDTMIISTSAPGGHIYVGGQHDEVRAEVVGWTEVFPGQLLCQSGYTSAGVLGGPICNLRVDYHYDDIEDLVEATQLDGQDSARSGDSGGPVYFVNPDGTVLAAGTTTRSAGPGFGFQDFATARDDYGNLVPATAIASSCRVSFVVTDSWGTGYTASVTVYNDGPAVNGWSVGWTFPGGQLLQGHWNGVFQQTGSAVTVTNENHNAAIPTGGAVNFGYTADGSPTVPAPFTLNGTTCN from the coding sequence GTGACCACCCTTGCGGTGGTCGTCGCAGCGATGGTCGGCGCGACCACGCTCACCGGTCCCACCGCCGCCAACGCCGAGGCCCACCAGCCGGAGCCGGCCGGGACCACCGAGTCCATCCTCGACCTCATCCCGGCACCGACCCTGGACCGGATGGTCGCCCAGGCTCCGCTGGTCGACGCGGCCAACGTCATCCGCACTGCGGTCGACCGTGCGCCGGGCCGGGGCTACGCCGGCATCGGCCTGGTCGACGACCAGGTCACCCTGTGGTGGAAGGGAGAGCCACCCGCCGACATCGCCGCGGCCGTCGCCGCCGCCCGCCGCACCGCGCCGGTCGAGGTGGCCGACGCCACCTACTCCCGCGCCGAACTGCGTACGGCAGCCGCCCGGATCGCCCCGGTGGTGGAGGCCGACCCGACCGACGCCAGCCACTCGGTCCGGCTGCGTACCGACGGCACCGGCATCGAGATCGGCGTCGACTACAGCTCGAGCACCGAGCTGCCGACGCTGCCGGAGACCGGTGTCCGTACCACCTTCGTCGAACGCGACCAGATGGTCGAACGGTCGCGAACCGACGACGCCGCACCGTTCGACGGCGGGGCCGGCATCGGGCCCACCACGCCCTGGTGTACGGCCGGCTTCGGCGTACGTGACGCGGACACCACCGCCGGCTACATCCTCACCGCCGAACACTGCGGGTCGATCGGCTCGGCCTGGCATACCGGCTGGGACACCACCACCGGCACCGGCACGCTGGTCGGCTACGCGGTCGACAGCAACGACGACCACGACACGATGATCATCTCGACGTCGGCACCCGGCGGCCACATCTACGTCGGCGGTCAGCACGACGAGGTCCGCGCCGAAGTGGTCGGCTGGACCGAGGTCTTCCCCGGTCAGCTGCTGTGCCAGTCCGGGTACACCTCGGCGGGAGTGCTCGGCGGACCCATCTGCAACCTGCGGGTCGACTACCACTACGACGACATCGAGGACCTCGTCGAGGCCACCCAGCTCGACGGCCAGGACTCCGCCCGGAGTGGCGACAGCGGCGGCCCGGTCTACTTCGTCAACCCCGACGGCACCGTCCTCGCCGCCGGCACCACCACCCGGTCGGCCGGCCCGGGCTTCGGGTTCCAGGACTTCGCCACCGCCCGCGACGACTACGGCAACCTGGTGCCGGCGACGGCGATCGCCAGCAGCTGCCGGGTCTCCTTCGTCGTCACCGACTCGTGGGGCACCGGCTACACCGCCAGCGTCACCGTCTACAACGACGGCCCGGCCGTCAACGGCTGGTCGGTGGGCTGGACCTTCCCCGGCGGGCAGCTCCTGCAGGGTCACTGGAACGGCGTCTTCCAGCAGACCGGATCGGCGGTGACCGTCACCAACGAGAACCACAACGCCGCCATCCCGACCGGCGGTGCCGTCAACTTCGGCTACACCGCGGACGGCTCCCCCACCGTCCCGGCGCCGTTCACTCTCAACGGGACCACCTGCAACTGA